Proteins encoded together in one Gemmatimonadota bacterium window:
- a CDS encoding glycosyltransferase family 4 protein, which produces MKIQVYACHEGVQESLLREWVSRGHEIYLTEGVGKWDETRAPVAQGVKREWPNNPDVLWVGSTQDVGQAFLYKWKKFRPGIPIVLTHWWIPSIKRFAGTVYKFAHQVSVCEWGREYLLKRWNIDSAVMYCPVDADIFTLREEDPDPKRVLCVGNHFASRDIMGWEYLEPIMHKVYEQDPEVHFEFLGVNPEIDPNNYPNVSKRALPQNEMPDYQARARCVVITTTFNLIPHSLLGAMALGRNIVAFDLPSLHEVIEHEKSGYLIPRYDTDAFAKQILQLTSTPVNPEIGRKARENVLAKCDHRLVASQYEELFNSVS; this is translated from the coding sequence ATGAAAATCCAGGTCTATGCCTGCCATGAAGGCGTACAGGAAAGTTTGTTGCGCGAATGGGTTTCACGCGGACATGAAATCTACCTCACCGAAGGCGTTGGAAAATGGGATGAAACACGCGCACCAGTAGCCCAGGGCGTCAAACGCGAATGGCCGAACAATCCCGATGTCTTATGGGTCGGCTCAACGCAGGACGTGGGACAGGCCTTTTTGTACAAATGGAAAAAATTCCGCCCTGGTATTCCCATAGTACTCACCCACTGGTGGATTCCGTCAATCAAGCGATTTGCGGGAACCGTTTACAAATTCGCACATCAAGTCAGCGTATGCGAATGGGGCCGCGAATATCTCCTGAAACGCTGGAACATAGACTCAGCAGTCATGTACTGTCCGGTCGATGCCGACATCTTCACCTTAAGAGAAGAAGACCCCGACCCCAAGCGCGTCTTATGCGTGGGCAATCACTTTGCATCGCGCGACATCATGGGATGGGAATACCTGGAACCCATCATGCACAAAGTCTATGAACAAGACCCCGAAGTACACTTCGAATTCTTAGGCGTCAATCCCGAAATCGACCCCAACAACTATCCCAATGTCTCCAAACGCGCCCTCCCCCAAAATGAAATGCCCGACTACCAGGCCAGAGCGCGGTGCGTTGTCATTACCACCACCTTCAACCTCATACCGCATTCTCTATTGGGCGCAATGGCACTCGGGCGCAACATCGTCGCATTTGATCTCCCATCCCTGCACGAAGTCATAGAACACGAAAAAAGCGGGTACCTCATTCCCCGTTACGACACCGACGCCTTTGCCAAACAAATACTCCAACTCACCAGCACACCCGTCAACCCGGAAATAGGCCGCAAAGCGCGCGAAAACGTATTGGCCAAATGCGACCACCGGCTCGTAGCATCGCAGTATGAAGAACTTTTTAATAGCGTATCATAG
- a CDS encoding glycosyltransferase family 4 protein: MKIAITVEALKNKYFAGVEQYISNLTYQLLNRSELALTLIAPSDLPHSLFPAHTHVIYHDPTLVLGSGLFSAVFFPPKNLSNFDLVHCPTVTAPFFFRPNSRVVMTVHDLIPLLFPRWQTTRRVLYFKYFLKYRFRFVDRFIAVSNTTKQDLIDLFEIPEDKIDVVYEGVSEQFRPIEKKREDFILTVGTLEPRKNFKRIIEAYISLRTEEKISDKLIIVGKKGWLFDDILTIPGAFQDDIIFKGYVSEDELIRLFQLARFFIYPSMYEGFGLPILEAMACGCPVITSNTSSMPEVAGDAASLVDPYRIEEIKNAMYTLTNDAGLCTKMSAEGIRRASKFSWQRAAEQTSQVYEEVLAL, translated from the coding sequence TTGAAAATTGCCATTACCGTTGAGGCACTAAAAAATAAATATTTTGCGGGGGTTGAGCAGTATATCTCCAATCTCACTTACCAGCTTTTAAATCGTAGTGAGCTTGCTTTGACGCTTATTGCACCATCAGATCTTCCTCATTCTCTTTTTCCTGCTCATACCCATGTGATCTACCATGATCCGACTCTGGTATTGGGGAGCGGTCTTTTTTCGGCTGTTTTTTTCCCACCCAAAAATCTTTCAAATTTCGATCTGGTTCATTGTCCCACAGTGACTGCGCCATTTTTTTTTCGTCCCAATTCCAGGGTCGTTATGACCGTTCACGACCTTATTCCCCTTCTTTTTCCCAGGTGGCAGACCACCAGAAGGGTCCTGTATTTTAAATATTTTTTGAAGTATCGATTCCGGTTTGTGGATCGTTTTATTGCCGTTAGCAACACCACCAAACAGGATCTCATTGATCTCTTCGAGATACCCGAGGATAAAATTGATGTGGTCTATGAAGGGGTTTCTGAGCAGTTTAGACCAATAGAAAAAAAAAGGGAAGACTTTATCCTAACTGTTGGTACTCTGGAGCCGAGAAAAAATTTCAAGAGAATCATTGAAGCCTATATCTCCCTTCGGACAGAAGAAAAGATCAGTGACAAACTGATTATTGTAGGAAAAAAAGGGTGGCTTTTCGACGATATTTTGACCATTCCAGGAGCGTTCCAGGATGACATTATCTTCAAAGGTTACGTATCTGAAGATGAGTTGATTCGCCTATTTCAGCTCGCCCGTTTTTTTATTTATCCTTCAATGTACGAAGGGTTCGGCCTTCCTATTCTCGAGGCCATGGCTTGTGGATGCCCTGTCATAACGAGTAATACATCGAGTATGCCCGAAGTGGCGGGCGACGCGGCCTCTCTCGTAGATCCTTACCGGATAGAAGAGATAAAGAACGCTATGTACACTCTGACAAATGATGCAGGATTGTGTACTAAAATGAGTGCTGAAGGAATTCGCAGAGCTTCAAAGTTTTCATGGCAGCGTGCTGCCGAGCAAACCTCTCAAGTGTATGAAGAGGTACTGGCTCTTTGA